tgtctctgtcataTCAGGTCGTGTGGGATGCCCTCATCCCGGGGCTGACGGCCTGCTCATGCTCAATGGTAATTATCTCTCCTGGCCAACACCAGCTTGTGTGTCTTCTTCCATCACTATCACCAGACTATTTTAGAAATGGCCCAGTGTTCATGTTTCCATATCATGACTCGTTAGGGAGGCTCAATCAGGCTAGATCGAGAAGCAAGCTAGTTTGGGATTGACATTCCTGTCACGCTTTTCTGAACTTAATTTGTGTTGGCATATATCCTTCTCTATAGTGGACCGTGCTGGATTGTTTTGTTAAATGAGTAGTGTTGGTTCTCCTaggctgtgctgtgtgtctgtccgttAGGCTGACTGTTGTAACAGTCTAGTAAACATGTCTCCTGTTGAAGGATATGCATTGTTGTTGTAATCCTACTGGGGCTTGAGATGTTGAAGAGGAATGTTTAGTAGTGTGGCTCACATGACGAGGTGGAATGCCTAGTTGTATAAGTCACATGACCATCCGCAGGAGAGCCGGGTGGTGTAGTAGCTAGGTCACTTAGCTTATTTATGTAGGCTAGGTCACATGACTAGATGTCAGGAGAAGACTGGTATCGTTTCCATTAGGCTGCTCCTCATACGTATAGTCAGCCTAGTCCAGTTTACAATATAGCCTACATTCCTGCTTGACACATTGTCATATACCTAACTATTCAACATGATGTCAAGCCTGTGACGATAATTAGGTTTCATGACACTCCAACCATGCAGTTAGATGATGAGGGGCTGAATGGGGTAGGGGTAAATAATGGTACTAGAGGTCATAGTATCTGTAGTGTCAGTAGTACCAGGTCTGGGGATACTTTACCTTGCGAGGAATGTCTGCAGGGCAAAAAACCACTCTTTACTTTGTTTCCATGCAGCAAGGAGCTATGGGAGACGTCGAGGTAAAGCCGCCTTCATGTGACGGACAGTCTGTGTCATGTCATGTGTGTTGCGTGTTCATCCACTACACAGCATGGTTTAACGCTACTGAACTGCAGCTGCCAAAACAGTGTCTGGATACAAACAATTCAGGGTTTATAGTGTCAACATGATCGCCACTGACAGTCAATCTAAATCATTTACTATGACATCCCAAGCATTTTTACCAGCAGTTGCTCCTTTTTGAATGTATTGCAGTGAATTTGGGGGGTAGATTTTAACCCAGGTCCAAGCGACTGTCGCCCCAAAATCTTAGTCTTTACTCCAAGAGACCCCAATCTCTAGacaaggtcgctaggtgttgggttaaggtcactacagtatataaTTGCAGACGTATATGAATACTGCACAACACGTTTACATCCAGACATTGCCATAGGTTTCAGGCTTGGTTACCACTAGTTTACCTCAGTCCAATGCTCTGTCTACTGCTACTGCTTTGCCCCATGGTAACAATGTGAATCCACAGCTTCCTTACCAGACCTCAATCTTGTCctctctgtctactgtctgtcagtcagtcacagagctCTGGCTGGAGTATTCACGGTAGCGTGTCTTGGTTTTAcagcacatgtacagtataaataCTACATTGGACATAATCCTCTATCACTTTATGCTTGTACTTTATCTTGTAGCTACTCAGCACAAAGCCTGGTGACAGATGTAAACAGCCATTACACRTGTTGTTATGGACCCCGCTCATTTATCATGACTCATTATAATAATACTATCTCTACATAACATTAAGACGTTGGGCTCCATGAATGTGTTCAATCTAGGAACTGTCAATGGGTGTTAACAGAGCTACAGCTGGTTGGTTGCTTCTGTTGTTGGCAAAGCAGAAGTATGTGCATCTGCTTGTGATgtgactgtatgtactgtatgcatgtgtgtatctaTGTGGATGTCATTGTCTATGcggtctgacctctgacctcctctTCTCCAGGCCGCTCGTCCCTGTTCCCCATTGAAGACAGCCTCCTTGATGATGGGCACGGTAACCAGGGCATCCCAGGGCTTGGCCCTAACTGTTACCCCCACCAGAATGGGGAGCGCATCGAGCGTTTCTCCCGCAAAGTGTTTGTGGGCGGCCTGCCCCCTGACATAGAtgaaggtgagaggaggaagagcataACACAGTGTTGTTAGTTCAGTGAATCAGTTGATATGCTGTTATGAAAGGTTGTTCTTACTCACGTTGGTTCgtttttccttctccctcttccgtTACTCCTCACACATCCGCCTTCCTCTCGCctcttctttctatctctcgTCAGATGAGATCACCAACAGTTTCCGTCGCTTTGGCCACCTGGTGGTGGACTGGCCACACAAGGCTGAGAGCAAATCCTACTTCCCCCCGAAAGGTAAAGCTTCGCTCAGAATTTCTTTAACTGAAACTGACATAAAGGTATGTCATAAAGGTATGTCTTAGCAccgtatactgtatatatatatatggcctgTAGCTATCAATGAAGTCCCTGTGACTGCTGGAAGAGACAGCACAGCTAAGTTAACCCACATTCTCTTTCCATTATGACTACCTACATAGTCTGTATATATAGTACTTGGTCAAATGGGAATAATTCAGTGTATTTGTAGCAGTATTTTACCCCACTATTGGATATGCTTTCCAGGTGCTATCCCctgagagtgtgttgtgtgtgttgcctaGGTTACGCCTTCCTGCTGTTCCAGGAGGAGAGCTCAGTGCAGGCTCTGATCGAGGCCTGCATGGAGGAGGACGGCAAGCTCTACCTGTGTGTCTCCAGCCCCACCATCAAAGATAAGCCTGTGAGTCCAACACAAACCCAGCTCTCTGTAGGACCATTCCCACCAGCAAGGAGATCTGTGAGACTAGCAACACCTACGCAGTGTAATTCCATCTTGCGATTATTCAATGTATGGgatatgtgtgatgtgtgtgtgtctccaggtcCAGATTCGTCCGTGGAACCTGAGTGACAGTGACTTTGTGATGGACGGCTCTCAGCCCCTGGATCCTCGCAAGACCATCTTCGTAGGAGGGGTCCCCCGCCCTCTCAGAGCAGGTAAACacttccctcatctccctctatCAGATCCACATGACATCTCAGCTGGGCCTCTAGTTGATCTACTCTGTAATTGGACTGGGATGTTCATGTTGGTGATGGTAGATGTTG
This window of the Salvelinus sp. IW2-2015 linkage group LG16, ASM291031v2, whole genome shotgun sequence genome carries:
- the LOC111975567 gene encoding cytoplasmic polyadenylation element-binding protein 2, which gives rise to MLNARSYGRRRGRSSLFPIEDSLLDDGHGNQGIPGLGPNCYPHQNGERIERFSRKVFVGGLPPDIDEDEITNSFRRFGHLVVDWPHKAESKSYFPPKGYAFLLFQEESSVQALIEACMEEDGKLYLCVSSPTIKDKPVQIRPWNLSDSDFVMDGSQPLDPRKTIFVGGVPRPLRAVELAMIMDRLYGGVCYAGIDTDPELKYPKGAGRVAFSNQQSYIAAISARFVQLQHGDIDKRVEVKPYVLDDQLCDECQGARCGGKFAPFFCANVTCLQYYCEFCWANIHSRAGREFHKPLVKEGADRPRQIHFRWN